A section of the Clostridia bacterium genome encodes:
- a CDS encoding thiamine pyrophosphate-dependent dehydrogenase E1 component subunit alpha: MGKIDIPKGKLEEIYYKMLLTRLFEKKLEYFFSAGMLHGTTHLYIGEEATAIGVCCALDKDDQITSTHRGHGHCIGKGADVKLMMAEMFGKQTGYCKGKGGSMHIADLEIGNLGGNGIVGGGIPIAVGAALTTQYKELDRVVVCFFGDGATNQGSFHESLNLASIWKLPVIFICENNLYGMSIPIENHMNIKDIAQRAKSYGIPGKIVDGNNVFEVYNTVLEAKSYVKQNGPILIESKTYRISGHSKSDANVYRTKEEIEQWKKKDPIKFMKKKLLEQKIFTQEQLETIEKQAAQEIEVSVEFANNSPYPPLDAITDDVYA; encoded by the coding sequence ATGGGAAAGATAGATATACCTAAAGGCAAGCTTGAAGAGATATATTATAAAATGTTACTCACAAGGCTCTTTGAAAAAAAGTTAGAATACTTCTTTTCTGCGGGGATGCTGCATGGAACAACTCATTTGTATATAGGTGAAGAAGCCACAGCAATAGGAGTATGCTGTGCACTAGACAAAGACGATCAAATAACGAGCACTCACAGAGGTCATGGACATTGCATAGGCAAAGGTGCAGATGTAAAATTGATGATGGCGGAAATGTTTGGCAAGCAGACAGGATATTGCAAGGGTAAAGGCGGTTCCATGCACATAGCTGATTTAGAAATAGGCAATTTAGGTGGAAATGGTATAGTAGGTGGTGGCATACCTATAGCAGTAGGAGCGGCATTGACTACTCAGTATAAAGAATTAGACAGAGTAGTAGTCTGCTTTTTTGGTGATGGCGCAACCAATCAAGGCAGCTTTCACGAATCATTGAATTTAGCATCAATATGGAAACTGCCGGTAATATTCATATGTGAAAACAACCTATACGGTATGTCAATACCGATAGAAAACCATATGAACATAAAAGATATAGCCCAAAGAGCTAAATCATACGGTATACCTGGCAAGATAGTGGATGGTAATAACGTATTCGAGGTATACAACACAGTACTAGAGGCTAAATCCTATGTAAAACAAAATGGTCCCATATTGATAGAATCTAAGACCTACAGAATATCCGGTCATTCCAAGAGCGATGCCAACGTATACCGTACAAAAGAAGAAATAGAACAGTGGAAGAAAAAAGATCCTATAAAATTCATGAAAAAAAAGCTGCTGGAACAAAAGATATTCACCCAAGAGCAGCTAGAAACTATAGAAAAACAGGCAGCCCAGGAAATAGAAGTATCAGTAGAATTTGCAAACAACAGCCCTTATCCACCATTGGATGCAATAACCGACGATGTATATGCATAA